One part of the Desulfonema ishimotonii genome encodes these proteins:
- a CDS encoding ABC transporter substrate-binding protein: MGHFQKMSLFVRQRSATITGLAALLFTALLSLSSLADAGEITDMAGRKVTVPDEIRSVYSVSPPGTCMVYAVAPELLAGLNYAPRPEERKYMSARVRHLPVIGGWFGQGRMPNLETLLQVRPDIILVWQWKDSATTQKIEQTLKPLGFPVVHIRIDTIADYPAVFGFLGRLLHREKRTAPLIQYAEKTLRDTDALQAALSDTERIPVYYAEGADGLRTDCSASLHAELIPFCGGKNVHICESGDSFGMSKVSAEQVVQYDPRVILARESAFYKTVYTDPRWQNIRAVRDRQVFQIPRAPFDWFDRPPSFMRLLGARWLMNRLWPEKYPVDMIQETRTFYQLFLNTPLDRKAAAEILHL, encoded by the coding sequence GTGGGCCATTTTCAGAAAATGAGCCTTTTTGTCAGACAGCGCTCTGCGACAATCACCGGCCTTGCAGCACTCCTTTTCACGGCCCTGCTTTCCCTCTCATCTCTGGCAGATGCCGGAGAGATCACCGACATGGCGGGGCGGAAGGTCACGGTGCCCGATGAGATCCGCAGCGTGTACAGCGTATCGCCACCGGGTACTTGCATGGTCTATGCCGTTGCCCCGGAACTGCTGGCGGGCCTCAACTACGCCCCCCGCCCGGAGGAACGGAAATACATGTCCGCCCGCGTGCGGCACCTGCCCGTGATCGGCGGCTGGTTCGGCCAGGGCCGGATGCCCAATCTGGAAACCCTGTTGCAGGTCCGGCCCGATATCATTCTGGTGTGGCAGTGGAAAGACTCAGCCACCACCCAGAAGATCGAGCAGACCCTGAAACCGCTGGGCTTTCCGGTGGTCCATATCCGAATCGACACCATCGCGGACTATCCGGCGGTCTTCGGGTTTCTGGGCAGACTCCTGCACCGGGAAAAACGGACCGCGCCCCTGATTCAGTATGCTGAAAAAACCCTGCGGGACACAGATGCCCTTCAGGCCGCGCTCTCTGATACGGAAAGAATTCCGGTCTACTACGCCGAGGGGGCCGACGGCCTGCGTACCGATTGCAGCGCGTCCCTTCACGCCGAACTGATTCCCTTCTGCGGGGGGAAAAATGTTCACATCTGCGAGTCCGGGGACAGCTTCGGCATGTCAAAGGTCTCGGCAGAACAGGTGGTTCAATACGACCCCCGGGTCATTCTGGCCCGTGAGTCGGCCTTTTATAAAACCGTTTATACGGACCCGCGATGGCAGAACATCCGGGCCGTCCGGGACCGGCAGGTCTTTCAGATCCCCCGCGCCCCCTTTGACTGGTTTGACCGGCCCCCGTCGTTCATGCGCCTGCTGGGGGCCAGATGGCTGATGAACCGGCTCTGGCCGGAAAAATATCCCGTGGACATGATCCAAGAGACCCGGACCTTTTACCAGCTCTTTCTGAACACCCCCCTTGACCGGAAAGCGGCTGCGGAGATTCTGCATTTATGA
- a CDS encoding cell division protein ZapB, translating to MIKKFIMGEILLLVLFSNFALASEAELRNELDELRSIVRELQREVKGLKQENQQLKELAPLEKAPPPQAEKAEAPTEEKRQAVVVDDKFEFLENIKMGADFRVRGVYAEGADDSEYDSVSGYDQRLRVKIDYVDKSGVALRTRTYLYDNNWLGDRRAAGGAGSDICDGEDNIALDYGYIEIPFADTWKLTAGRQIANWAFNFITDDDRRDRIMLSHNFGETAIGNLTALAIYDKRQEGLLNIYKDDGDMYAIATVTQTGDWQWGLLLDYWHGYAGYESQHPDGKDGYVLDDLWSFAPFVHGKADNMEVIWALHYMNGNGRGDGVYEPGQGLWANESFATFLRLGYDFDLFKAEVQGFYLNDGALVGDGWDSFSCVIQNGPRNDPNPIRLSGVGGLGYDGDDQWLAALRFSGKVFNDRVGWSVAGGYVDTKNDDPDPRNLGKDNRYPLSEYFFDLQGSYRFMETLELYGKFGIISGDEDDGDGPGAGRYGALMGLSWNY from the coding sequence ATGATAAAAAAATTCATAATGGGAGAAATACTGCTGCTTGTTCTGTTTTCCAATTTCGCTTTGGCGTCCGAGGCAGAGTTGAGAAATGAACTGGATGAACTTCGGTCCATTGTCCGGGAACTGCAAAGGGAAGTGAAGGGGCTGAAACAGGAGAACCAGCAACTTAAAGAGCTGGCGCCGCTTGAAAAAGCCCCGCCCCCCCAGGCGGAAAAGGCCGAGGCCCCGACGGAGGAAAAGAGGCAGGCTGTTGTGGTGGATGACAAGTTCGAATTTCTGGAAAATATCAAAATGGGGGCTGATTTTCGTGTTCGGGGGGTCTATGCCGAGGGGGCCGATGATTCGGAATATGACAGTGTTTCCGGATATGATCAGCGACTGCGGGTCAAAATTGATTATGTGGACAAAAGCGGGGTTGCCCTCAGAACACGCACCTACCTGTATGACAACAACTGGCTGGGTGACCGGCGGGCTGCCGGCGGGGCCGGGTCGGATATCTGTGATGGCGAGGACAACATCGCCCTTGACTACGGTTATATTGAAATCCCCTTTGCAGACACATGGAAGCTGACCGCGGGTCGCCAGATAGCCAACTGGGCGTTTAATTTTATCACCGATGACGACCGCCGGGATCGGATTATGCTCTCACACAATTTCGGCGAAACAGCCATCGGCAACCTCACCGCCCTTGCCATCTATGACAAGCGCCAGGAGGGGCTGCTGAACATCTATAAGGATGACGGCGATATGTATGCCATTGCCACCGTAACCCAGACCGGTGACTGGCAGTGGGGGCTGCTGCTGGATTACTGGCACGGGTATGCCGGTTACGAAAGTCAGCACCCCGATGGAAAAGACGGGTACGTGCTGGATGACCTCTGGTCTTTCGCCCCCTTTGTCCACGGCAAAGCGGACAATATGGAAGTTATCTGGGCGCTTCACTACATGAACGGGAACGGCCGGGGCGACGGGGTATATGAACCGGGACAGGGGCTGTGGGCCAACGAAAGTTTTGCCACCTTCCTGCGCCTGGGGTATGATTTCGACCTGTTCAAGGCGGAAGTGCAGGGATTTTATCTCAATGACGGTGCGCTGGTGGGTGACGGATGGGATAGCTTTTCCTGCGTAATCCAGAACGGACCGCGCAACGACCCGAACCCCATCAGGCTGTCCGGTGTGGGCGGTCTGGGCTATGACGGTGACGATCAGTGGCTGGCAGCCCTGCGTTTCAGCGGAAAAGTGTTCAATGACAGAGTGGGATGGTCTGTGGCAGGCGGATATGTGGACACCAAGAATGATGATCCCGACCCGCGCAACCTGGGCAAGGACAATCGTTACCCACTGAGTGAATATTTCTTCGATTTACAGGGCAGTTACCGATTTATGGAAACCCTGGAGCTGTACGGCAAATTCGGTATTATCTCCGGCGACGAAGATGACGGAGACGGTCCCGGGGCCGGGCGCTATGGGGCGCTCATGGGGCTGAGCTGGAATTATTAA
- a CDS encoding tautomerase family protein has translation MPIVSVKMAKGRSLEQKRKLTKAITDSLVSVLDVRPEWVSVLIEEYERDNWSTGGELHIDKFGPGCGKQAK, from the coding sequence ATGCCGATTGTATCTGTCAAAATGGCAAAAGGCCGCTCCCTTGAACAAAAGCGGAAACTCACCAAAGCAATCACCGATTCGCTTGTTTCGGTCCTCGATGTCAGGCCGGAGTGGGTTTCGGTGTTAATCGAAGAATATGAAAGGGACAACTGGTCAACGGGCGGCGAACTTCATATTGACAAATTCGGTCCGGGATGCGGAAAACAAGCCAAGTGA
- a CDS encoding nucleoside-triphosphatase codes for MIIVTGRPHSGKSTLIRDRVGRIREAGGKVAGILARGLWRDGVRAGFDLTDLSRNETTPLCRRIPGGGLENGIPFAFFETGLEAGYQALSPGRCEHADVAVVDEVGFLELDGRGWGPCLGPLLELEIPCLIWVVQSALVEPVCRKWGLTPDAVISVEEADAAERLNAMYKRMQ; via the coding sequence ATGATTATTGTTACCGGGCGGCCTCATAGTGGCAAGAGTACGCTGATCCGGGACCGGGTTGGGCGGATTCGGGAAGCGGGTGGCAAAGTGGCCGGTATTCTGGCCCGTGGCCTGTGGCGGGACGGCGTCCGGGCCGGGTTTGACCTGACCGATCTGAGCCGCAATGAGACAACGCCCCTGTGCCGCCGCATTCCGGGGGGCGGGCTGGAAAACGGGATTCCCTTTGCGTTTTTTGAAACCGGGCTTGAGGCCGGGTATCAGGCCCTTTCCCCGGGGCGATGCGAACATGCGGATGTGGCGGTGGTGGACGAGGTTGGTTTTCTGGAGCTGGACGGCAGGGGCTGGGGGCCATGTCTCGGACCGCTGCTGGAGCTGGAGATTCCGTGTCTTATCTGGGTGGTCCAGAGCGCTCTGGTGGAACCGGTCTGCCGGAAGTGGGGGCTGACGCCTGATGCGGTGATCTCCGTGGAAGAAGCGGATGCGGCGGAGCGGTTGAATGCAATGTATAAGCGGATGCAATGA
- a CDS encoding DUF3786 domain-containing protein, producing MSHDSEIFEKYYNDYCNRIAEIDFALIKDKIGVEHDGDQMVIRFFSSDYIISGKGISDASGRRPDYMICVILAKYILLCPDQFHRYTEWVSFKDFKRTSHFTNVNYFSSDTEQVILKHFSGKLDDLADASEKMGGFRPEVDMAYDLSMQFDVLPRISLLLLFNDSDEEFPAQCTVLFQKHAEYYLDPESLAMTSAILAKRLQETSQDF from the coding sequence ATGTCGCACGATTCAGAAATATTTGAAAAATACTATAATGATTATTGCAACCGGATCGCCGAAATCGATTTTGCGTTGATAAAGGATAAAATCGGGGTTGAACATGATGGCGATCAGATGGTTATTCGCTTTTTTAGCAGCGATTACATCATTTCCGGGAAGGGAATTTCGGATGCATCAGGTCGCAGACCCGATTACATGATTTGTGTTATCCTTGCAAAATATATCCTGCTATGTCCTGATCAGTTCCATCGGTATACAGAATGGGTCTCTTTTAAGGATTTTAAGAGAACCTCCCACTTTACAAATGTGAACTATTTTTCCAGTGATACCGAACAAGTCATTCTTAAACATTTTTCGGGTAAGCTCGATGACCTTGCTGATGCCAGTGAAAAAATGGGAGGCTTCCGCCCCGAAGTTGATATGGCGTATGATCTGTCAATGCAGTTCGATGTCCTTCCCCGCATATCTCTTCTGTTGCTTTTTAACGACAGTGACGAAGAGTTTCCCGCGCAATGTACTGTGCTTTTTCAGAAACATGCGGAATATTATCTTGATCCGGAGTCTTTGGCGATGACGAGTGCAATTCTTGCAAAAAGGCTACAAGAAACAAGCCAGGATTTTTAA
- a CDS encoding FecCD family ABC transporter permease, with protein sequence MRRSLLIPALLALLCVTALISLGMGRYPVAPGDMFRCLSHTVSGTLPTGDRQLAVIRNILIDIRLPRIVAAMLIGASLSVSGAAFQSMFINPLVSPGLLGVLAGASFGAALGMTVSASWIAVQVGAFTFGFMAVLIAICIAGFYNGDRLLMLILGGIISGSLFTALLSVIKYLADPYDALPAIICWLMGGLSMADSRTVWAVSLPILAGITVLILLSGHMNVLSMGDEEARSLGVNVRLIRFLLIFFATLVSALTVAVGGIIGWVGLVIPHIARMIAGPDNRILLPAAALIGAVYLLVVDDISRLAFSTEIPLGILTALAGIPFFAAVLRKSKKGWN encoded by the coding sequence ATGAGACGATCACTCCTGATTCCCGCACTCCTTGCCCTGCTCTGCGTGACGGCCCTTATCTCCCTCGGCATGGGCCGGTATCCTGTGGCCCCCGGGGACATGTTCCGCTGTCTCAGCCACACGGTTTCCGGCACGCTGCCGACCGGCGACCGTCAGCTTGCCGTGATCCGAAATATCCTCATCGACATCCGCCTGCCGCGCATCGTGGCCGCCATGCTCATCGGCGCATCTCTCTCGGTATCGGGCGCGGCCTTCCAGTCCATGTTCATCAACCCACTGGTCTCGCCCGGACTTCTGGGCGTGCTGGCCGGGGCCTCCTTCGGGGCCGCCCTGGGCATGACTGTCTCCGCAAGCTGGATCGCGGTGCAGGTCGGCGCGTTCACCTTCGGATTTATGGCGGTCCTGATCGCCATCTGCATTGCGGGATTTTACAACGGGGACCGGCTCCTGATGCTGATTCTGGGCGGCATCATCAGCGGCTCGCTCTTCACAGCCCTGCTCTCGGTGATCAAATATCTGGCAGACCCCTATGACGCACTTCCGGCCATCATCTGCTGGCTCATGGGCGGCCTTTCAATGGCCGACAGCCGGACCGTGTGGGCCGTGAGCCTCCCCATTCTGGCGGGCATCACGGTGCTGATTCTCCTCTCCGGCCACATGAACGTGCTGAGCATGGGCGACGAGGAGGCCCGGTCCCTGGGCGTCAACGTCCGGCTGATCCGGTTTCTGCTCATCTTCTTCGCCACCTTGGTCAGCGCTCTGACCGTGGCTGTGGGCGGCATCATCGGGTGGGTGGGACTGGTCATCCCCCACATCGCCCGGATGATCGCCGGGCCGGACAACCGGATTCTCCTCCCGGCAGCCGCCCTCATCGGGGCCGTCTATCTCCTGGTGGTGGACGATATTTCCCGCCTGGCGTTCAGCACGGAGATTCCGCTGGGCATTCTGACAGCCCTGGCCGGGATTCCGTTTTTTGCCGCAGTGCTGCGTAAATCAAAGAAAGGATGGAACTGA
- a CDS encoding alpha/beta hydrolase, whose product MKSKAFKRKYVVRLLLVTLIFCLIPLLAYARPAKEITRLAGDPSLESLKEYYRIPNFRLAGEYDPDDEKSFEFGGKGGVTLESLGQEPLRTAYIAVGTPEKDENGKIINAVVINSFYSGDSGNMYNFWYEGQPGNGFCQGGVVGPGKLIDTDKYYVIFLDALGLWGASKPSDGLGMKFPKYSYFDMIQANYLLLRDKLGVGKIKLATGVSMGGTQSYIWGILHPDYVEAIMPIGGSTATDSANPVAMWLFQLMTAAMKSDPVWKETQGDYYHLPKEQHPNKGMMFGWSVLGHTGFEFNFRSSQPWKDVQKDVFYWHPEGDQSASLVGKAADYDVCDLLYRNIVGDNHNVNDLLGRIKAKTLVIHVKSDQWLLYSLAEEAAKKIKDAQLIGIDNPLAHYAVFPAPNLVADEIRNFIREPLPVTHMKKPGVEKGDPAKSFWRDQVTYPFEVKYASARDSQFAEWEVAYMDEYVGNESAPRTLVIIHGKGACAGHYGYVMQKGLENGLRVIALDIPHYGKSSPGNVGKSPARTLEDMREVFYDILVNQIGVKKAVYFGHSLGGLFCLGYALNYPDAVEKLVLEAPAGLEEYPQNLDVGTDTPLPIFNPSYAHDYKKWEEVWEPLGMLKGEFAKTEADILNFYYFKKKNPKTGKVESSKSGYFKKDTEYARFLTDTRIHIIDGNPDEYKQHIIAFIRDVYSMCIELRREDPDSIYKRLGKIEAPMFVAFGADEPFIPGTPLNGLEDLEKDILHPFYAKMAGAGHSPIIKVYPDVAHFIHTDIPEEYAKDVMDFILTGKVGGEIMDYSDIPVESGAGAKKPEKAEKKEKSGKKANIKILSK is encoded by the coding sequence ATGAAGTCGAAAGCATTCAAGAGGAAATATGTTGTCCGGCTCCTGCTGGTCACCCTGATTTTCTGCCTGATTCCGTTGCTGGCATACGCCAGGCCCGCAAAAGAGATCACCCGGCTTGCAGGAGATCCTTCCCTGGAATCTCTGAAGGAATATTACCGGATCCCCAATTTCAGGCTCGCGGGAGAATATGATCCGGATGATGAAAAATCCTTCGAGTTCGGGGGAAAAGGGGGCGTTACCCTGGAATCCCTGGGCCAGGAGCCGTTGCGCACGGCCTATATCGCCGTGGGAACCCCCGAAAAGGATGAAAACGGCAAAATTATCAACGCCGTCGTCATCAACTCCTTTTATTCCGGAGATTCCGGCAATATGTATAATTTCTGGTATGAGGGGCAGCCGGGGAACGGGTTCTGTCAGGGGGGCGTGGTCGGGCCCGGCAAACTCATTGATACGGACAAGTACTATGTCATTTTTCTGGATGCCCTGGGGCTGTGGGGGGCCAGCAAACCCAGTGACGGGCTGGGAATGAAATTTCCGAAGTACTCCTATTTTGACATGATTCAGGCCAATTACCTGTTGCTCCGGGACAAGCTGGGCGTCGGAAAAATCAAACTGGCAACCGGCGTATCCATGGGCGGCACCCAGAGTTATATCTGGGGTATCCTCCATCCCGATTATGTGGAGGCCATTATGCCCATCGGAGGCAGCACGGCCACTGACAGCGCCAACCCGGTGGCCATGTGGCTCTTTCAGCTCATGACAGCAGCGATGAAGAGTGACCCTGTATGGAAGGAGACCCAAGGGGATTACTACCATCTTCCCAAGGAACAGCATCCCAACAAGGGAATGATGTTCGGATGGTCGGTACTGGGGCATACCGGTTTCGAATTCAATTTCCGATCGAGCCAGCCCTGGAAGGACGTGCAGAAAGATGTCTTTTACTGGCACCCGGAAGGCGACCAGTCTGCCAGCCTTGTGGGAAAAGCGGCGGATTACGATGTGTGCGATCTTCTGTACCGGAATATCGTGGGCGACAATCATAATGTCAACGATCTCCTGGGCCGGATAAAGGCAAAGACTCTGGTGATCCATGTGAAGAGCGACCAGTGGCTCCTCTATTCACTGGCAGAAGAAGCCGCCAAAAAGATAAAAGATGCGCAACTTATCGGAATCGACAATCCCCTGGCCCATTATGCGGTCTTTCCGGCCCCCAACCTGGTAGCGGATGAGATCAGAAATTTTATCCGGGAACCCCTCCCCGTCACCCACATGAAGAAACCCGGGGTGGAAAAAGGGGACCCGGCCAAGAGTTTCTGGCGGGACCAGGTGACATATCCCTTTGAGGTCAAATATGCCAGTGCCAGGGATTCGCAGTTTGCGGAATGGGAAGTGGCCTATATGGACGAATATGTCGGAAATGAGTCCGCCCCCCGGACCCTGGTCATCATCCACGGCAAAGGGGCCTGCGCGGGGCATTACGGATATGTAATGCAGAAGGGGCTGGAAAACGGGTTGCGGGTCATCGCTCTGGATATTCCGCACTATGGCAAGTCGAGTCCCGGGAATGTGGGAAAATCCCCGGCCAGAACCCTGGAAGATATGCGGGAGGTCTTCTACGATATTCTTGTTAATCAGATAGGGGTCAAAAAGGCCGTCTATTTCGGTCACTCCCTCGGGGGGCTGTTTTGCCTGGGCTATGCCCTGAATTATCCGGATGCGGTGGAAAAACTGGTGCTGGAAGCCCCTGCCGGCCTGGAGGAATACCCACAGAATCTGGATGTGGGAACCGATACCCCCCTGCCCATTTTCAATCCTTCCTATGCCCATGATTATAAAAAATGGGAAGAGGTATGGGAACCCCTGGGCATGCTGAAAGGTGAATTCGCCAAAACCGAAGCGGATATCCTGAACTTTTATTATTTCAAAAAGAAAAATCCCAAGACCGGCAAAGTGGAATCTTCAAAGAGCGGGTATTTCAAGAAAGATACCGAATATGCCCGTTTCCTGACCGATACCCGCATCCATATCATCGACGGCAACCCGGATGAATACAAGCAGCATATTATCGCCTTTATCCGGGATGTTTATTCCATGTGCATCGAGCTGCGGAGAGAAGATCCGGACAGCATTTATAAGCGGCTCGGAAAAATCGAAGCCCCCATGTTCGTGGCCTTCGGTGCGGACGAGCCCTTTATTCCCGGTACGCCGCTCAACGGACTGGAGGATCTGGAGAAGGATATCCTGCATCCCTTCTACGCAAAAATGGCCGGAGCCGGACATTCGCCCATCATCAAGGTTTACCCGGATGTGGCTCATTTCATTCATACGGACATCCCGGAGGAATACGCCAAAGACGTGATGGACTTTATCCTGACGGGAAAAGTCGGCGGGGAGATCATGGACTACTCCGATATTCCGGTGGAAAGCGGCGCGGGAGCCAAAAAACCTGAAAAAGCCGAAAAGAAAGAGAAATCCGGGAAGAAGGCAAATATAAAAATCCTGTCGAAATAA
- a CDS encoding class I SAM-dependent methyltransferase, with translation MKINVQEFDTIAREIFAPVYPVIARQIIDRTGITKGICLDIGSGGGYLGLALARETDLFFRFLDESPEMLEIAQKNIADNDLTGRAETLQGNVEAIPLPDESVNLAISRGSVFFWEDRAKAFREIYRVLAPSGYAYIGGGFGSAKLLAEISETMDAMDKGSGRWRKKVARNLGPHAPGEFEAALQAAGIPDFEISHSEETGLWAIFRK, from the coding sequence ATGAAAATCAACGTGCAGGAATTTGACACTATCGCCCGCGAAATATTCGCGCCTGTCTATCCGGTTATCGCCCGGCAGATCATTGACCGCACGGGCATCACCAAGGGAATCTGCCTGGACATCGGCAGCGGCGGCGGCTATCTCGGCCTCGCCCTGGCGCGGGAGACAGACCTCTTTTTCCGGTTTCTGGACGAATCCCCGGAGATGCTTGAGATCGCGCAGAAGAACATCGCCGACAATGATCTGACAGGCCGGGCCGAAACCCTTCAGGGAAATGTCGAGGCCATCCCCCTGCCAGACGAATCCGTTAATCTGGCCATCAGCCGGGGATCGGTCTTTTTCTGGGAAGACCGGGCCAAGGCGTTCCGGGAGATTTACCGGGTGCTGGCCCCTTCGGGATATGCCTATATCGGCGGCGGCTTTGGCTCAGCCAAGCTGCTGGCCGAGATCAGCGAGACAATGGACGCGATGGACAAGGGCAGCGGACGATGGCGGAAAAAGGTGGCGCGGAATCTCGGCCCCCACGCACCGGGGGAATTTGAAGCCGCATTGCAGGCCGCCGGCATCCCGGACTTTGAAATCAGCCACAGCGAGGAGACCGGTCTGTGGGCCATTTTCAGAAAATGA
- a CDS encoding ABC transporter ATP-binding protein — protein MSLMTVDHVSYGYSRKPVLRSVRFSVNRGEVVSLLGPNGSGKTTLLKVMLGLYRPESGQVLLEGRPVCDMPPREVARRIAYVPQVHRLAFSYRVMDVVLMGRMPHKPFFFRYSGKDEEMAVRAMERLSIAHLKDRPYTEVSGGERQLALIARALTQGADIFIMDEPVNGLDYGNQIRLLKQIADLAGNGYTFIKTTHFPEHALWVSDRVVMLRDGQVIADGDAGTVTSEQNLYRLYNTRVGVMDAAGGLRVCVPRALQGREAFSGERIQDDYCYRAAS, from the coding sequence ATGTCCCTGATGACGGTGGATCATGTGAGCTATGGCTATTCCCGCAAACCGGTTCTCCGATCGGTCCGCTTTTCCGTGAACCGGGGCGAGGTGGTCTCCCTGCTGGGTCCCAACGGCAGCGGCAAGACCACCCTGCTCAAAGTGATGCTGGGCCTTTATCGCCCGGAAAGCGGTCAGGTGCTGCTGGAGGGCAGGCCGGTGTGCGATATGCCGCCCAGGGAAGTGGCCCGGCGGATCGCCTATGTGCCCCAGGTGCATCGGCTCGCCTTTTCCTACCGGGTCATGGACGTGGTGCTGATGGGGCGGATGCCGCACAAGCCCTTTTTTTTCCGCTATTCCGGGAAGGATGAGGAGATGGCTGTCCGGGCGATGGAGCGGCTTTCCATTGCGCATCTGAAAGACCGGCCCTACACCGAGGTGAGCGGCGGCGAGCGCCAGCTTGCCCTGATTGCCCGTGCCCTGACCCAGGGGGCCGATATTTTTATCATGGATGAGCCGGTCAACGGGCTGGATTACGGCAATCAGATCCGGCTGCTGAAACAGATCGCCGATCTGGCCGGGAACGGGTACACCTTTATTAAGACGACCCATTTCCCGGAACATGCCCTCTGGGTGTCGGACCGGGTGGTGATGCTCCGGGACGGGCAGGTGATCGCGGACGGGGATGCCGGAACCGTGACCAGCGAGCAGAACCTGTACCGGCTGTACAACACCCGCGTCGGTGTCATGGATGCGGCCGGCGGTCTCCGGGTCTGCGTACCACGGGCGTTGCAGGGCCGGGAGGCGTTTTCCGGGGAGAGGATACAGGATGATTATTGTTACCGGGCGGCCTCATAG
- a CDS encoding class I SAM-dependent methyltransferase, with the protein MNSDITQIDWNAAWQVAKRQSTFPERDAAFWNRCAPSFAARQQYKSDYPEQFLKLLNPEPGWRVLDVGCGSGTLAVPLAEQVASVTALDFSEGMLDILGKQCAEQGIANVTTVQGRWEDDWEALGITPHDVVIASRSLMADDLRGTLEKLNRFAKKRVYLSTLVGDGPFDRRIFEASGRPFHPGPDYIFMLNMLHQMGIYANLTFTVHPVHRTYEDHGDALESCNWMISDLTPGESDRLREWFNANLVRENGCWRLAESPPVRWAVIWWDTAESRM; encoded by the coding sequence ATGAATTCGGACATCACACAGATTGACTGGAACGCCGCATGGCAGGTGGCAAAACGGCAGAGCACCTTCCCGGAACGGGACGCGGCGTTCTGGAACCGGTGTGCGCCTTCCTTTGCCGCACGACAGCAGTATAAAAGCGACTACCCGGAGCAGTTTCTGAAGCTGCTGAACCCGGAACCCGGCTGGCGGGTGCTGGACGTGGGGTGCGGCTCCGGCACATTGGCGGTCCCTCTGGCGGAGCAGGTGGCCTCGGTGACGGCCCTCGATTTTTCAGAGGGGATGCTTGACATTCTCGGAAAGCAGTGCGCGGAACAGGGCATTGCCAACGTCACGACCGTGCAGGGAAGGTGGGAGGATGACTGGGAGGCTCTCGGCATCACGCCCCATGATGTGGTCATTGCCTCCCGCTCGCTCATGGCCGATGATCTGCGGGGCACACTGGAGAAGCTGAACCGGTTTGCGAAAAAGCGGGTATATCTCTCGACCCTGGTGGGCGACGGACCCTTTGACCGCCGCATTTTCGAGGCGTCTGGCCGCCCCTTCCATCCGGGGCCGGATTATATATTCATGCTCAACATGCTCCACCAGATGGGGATTTATGCCAATCTGACCTTCACGGTCCATCCGGTTCACCGGACCTATGAAGATCACGGAGACGCCCTGGAATCCTGCAACTGGATGATAAGCGACCTGACGCCCGGTGAATCGGACCGGCTCCGGGAGTGGTTCAATGCAAATCTGGTCCGTGAAAACGGATGCTGGCGTCTTGCCGAAAGTCCCCCGGTGCGGTGGGCGGTCATCTGGTGGGACACGGCAGAGTCCCGAATGTAA
- a CDS encoding UPF0158 family protein, producing MNNAFLCKETGEIFYTSEMVDSDELPEDIGDSEKYISVPHKNDLELGKTLVIEFTSEYLPEEPDRVHAIFRRKGAYARYKDLLYEKGLLDEWHDFENEHQQSALKEWLRENNIQTED from the coding sequence ATGAACAACGCCTTTCTGTGCAAGGAAACAGGCGAAATATTCTACACTTCGGAAATGGTGGATTCGGATGAACTCCCGGAAGACATCGGCGATTCGGAAAAATACATCTCCGTCCCCCACAAAAACGACCTTGAACTTGGCAAAACGCTTGTAATTGAATTCACATCAGAATATCTGCCTGAAGAACCGGACAGGGTACACGCCATCTTTCGCAGAAAGGGCGCATATGCACGATACAAGGACCTTCTGTATGAAAAAGGCCTCCTTGACGAATGGCATGATTTTGAAAATGAACATCAGCAATCGGCCCTGAAAGAATGGCTCCGGGAAAATAACATTCAGACAGAGGATTAG